The Hydrogenimonas thermophila genome contains a region encoding:
- a CDS encoding MFS transporter has protein sequence MKIDRNIVVLGFVSYFTDMASAMINPIFPIFLVTVLHQGVDKLGIVVAVATFVSYALRLISGYISDRYGVVKPLVVWGYAFSVFSKPLIGLSQDYKSVAVLKAVERLGKALRSAPKDSMIAHYSPKKLTGKTFGFHKTLDIAGELSGTLLLFATLLFFGQDETVIRNIFYATLIPGIIGLILVIFFVEDVPKTPKIEQKSFKLTSNDKKALKDLIFYFLFLLFMFNEAFFTMQAKEVGIAVVLIPLLYVVSTFTQTLTSYISGALVDRFGFSYVMLIAYLCGVVAQLLLWFDKPIFTWIAFMFMGLFTVASLNANRAMIAKVADNRGSVYGIFYASVALLGAIGAVVSGFIWEKLGIESALMYALVGTAAIFLLYVLKRIAEIKSNANS, from the coding sequence ATGAAGATAGATCGAAATATTGTAGTATTAGGCTTTGTAAGTTACTTTACCGATATGGCATCGGCTATGATAAATCCTATTTTTCCCATATTTTTAGTTACTGTTTTGCATCAGGGCGTAGATAAACTTGGAATAGTTGTAGCTGTTGCAACTTTTGTATCTTATGCTCTTAGACTTATTTCAGGGTATATATCGGACCGTTATGGTGTAGTTAAACCTCTTGTTGTATGGGGTTATGCCTTTTCAGTATTTTCAAAGCCATTAATCGGTTTAAGTCAAGACTATAAAAGTGTAGCTGTCTTAAAAGCTGTTGAACGTTTAGGAAAAGCATTGCGTTCAGCTCCAAAAGACTCAATGATTGCTCATTACAGTCCTAAAAAATTGACTGGTAAAACATTTGGATTCCATAAAACTCTTGATATTGCTGGTGAGCTTAGTGGAACTTTACTTCTATTTGCTACTCTTCTCTTTTTTGGTCAAGATGAGACTGTTATAAGAAATATTTTCTATGCAACGCTAATTCCTGGAATTATAGGGCTAATTCTTGTCATATTTTTTGTTGAAGATGTTCCAAAAACTCCTAAAATAGAGCAAAAAAGTTTTAAACTTACCTCTAACGATAAAAAGGCTCTAAAAGATTTGATCTTCTATTTTCTGTTTCTTCTTTTTATGTTCAATGAAGCTTTTTTTACAATGCAAGCTAAAGAGGTTGGTATTGCTGTTGTACTTATTCCACTACTTTATGTAGTTAGTACTTTTACCCAAACATTGACCAGCTACATTTCTGGAGCATTGGTAGATCGTTTCGGTTTTAGTTATGTAATGCTAATAGCGTATCTTTGTGGAGTAGTTGCTCAACTACTTCTTTGGTTTGATAAGCCAATTTTCACCTGGATTGCCTTTATGTTTATGGGGCTTTTTACAGTAGCTTCACTAAATGCAAATAGAGCTATGATAGCTAAAGTAGCTGACAATCGTGGTTCAGTATATGGTATTTTTTATGCTTCTGTTGCTCTTTTGGGAGCTATTGGAGCAGTTGTTTCAGGTTTTATATGGGAAAAGCTTGGTATAGAGTCTGCTTTAATGTATGCTCTTGTTGGTACAGCGGCAATCTTTTTGCTTTATGTATTAAAAAGAATTGCAGAGATAAAAAGTAATGCTAACTCTTGA